CCGAGAGAAGACGCGGCAGGGGTGAAGCCCCGGCGTAGTAATCGTCAACAGACGCGAAGCCCCAACGCGGTGCCGTGACCGCCTCATCAAAGGCACGGATCGACCGGGGGGGTTCACCGGTGAGTCGCTGCTGCTCTTGGGCACTGACGCCGAAGGGATCCGCCAGGGTCTGGCGCACAAGGCGCTTGAGAAGCCAACGCTGATACACCCGATTGCGCGGACGTTCGATCGAGGCACTGCAGGCGGCAAGATCCAAGGGACTGCTGGCGCAGAACAGACCATCCAGCAGCGGTGCATGGCCGTCCCAGCCATGCGTTGCTCTCTCCTCGGCGCTGGCCATGCAGGCATTGAGCAGCATGGTGCCCCCCAGAGACACTCCAGCACCAAACAGGGGCAATGGCCTGGCTGATGGGGCCAACGCAGCACACAACTGCCGCGCGCGTTGAATCACCGGAAGAAGATCACTGTTGCAGCGAGCTGCGTAGGTGCCTCCAGCAAGATGGCGACCGGGATCCGCTCCGCGCAGATTCAGCCTGAGCACCGCGAAGCCGCTGTTCTGGAGAGTGATGCCAAGACGCCTCAGACCCTCACGGCGACTGGAGCCGCCAAGACCGTGCAACAGCAGCACCAGCGCTCGGGGAGGTGCGCCTTGCAGGTCGACGCTGGGATGCGGGCGATCCAGAAACGCCAGCAATTCACCAGCGGCTGCGGCACCACTCGCCAGAGCAGGAACAGCGATCGGAATCGGTTCCCCACGGTCAGGAGGAAGCGCAACCGGACGGAGCGTGTCGCGCAGGGTCTGAAGGTCTCCACCGATCCAGGGAAAACGCTGCCGATAAGGAACAACCCCCAGCTGCTGCAACAGCTGGGGGTTGTCTGGAGGATTCGCGTGTGATGCCTTCAAAAGCCGAATGAGGTCGCGCGGATCACTTCTTGCCGACACCGAGCTCTTTGAGCTCGCCCAGCAAGTCGCCCAGCACCTTCTTGGCATCACCAAAAACCATGGAGGTGTTGCCCAGGTCGAACAGGTCGTTCTTGATACCGGAGTAGCCAGCACTCATGCCCCGCTTGACGACAAACACGGTGCGGGCCTGCTGCACATCGAGCACGGGCATGCCGTAGAGCGGCGAGCTGGGATCGTTCTTCGCCTGGGGATTGACCACATCGTTGGCGCCGAGCACCAACACCACATCGGTGGCAGGGAACTCGGGGTTGATCACGTCCATCTCCTTGAGCTGCTCGTAGGGCACATCGGCCTCAGCAAGCAGCACATTCATGTGACCCGGCATGCGACCAGCCACTGGGTGAATGGCGTAATCCACCTGAATACCAGCAGCCTCCAGTGAGCGCGTGACCTCGCGCAGGGTGTGCTGGGCCTGAGCCACGGCAAGGCCATAACCGGGCACGATCACCACCCGCTCAGCTGCCTCCAGGGTGAGGGCACATTCCTCCACACTGCAACTGGTGATGTTGGTGTATTCACCACCACCGCCTCCGGAAGCAGCACTGGCGCCCAGAGCACCACCAAAGAGCACCGACACCAGCGAACGGTTCATGCCATTGCACATCACCTGAGTGAGGATCAGGCCAGCGGCACCGACCATGGCGCCCGCCACGATCAGCAACTGGCTGCCCACCACGAAACCGGCAGCGGCAGCCGCCACACCGGAATAGCTGTTCAACAGCGAAATCACCACGGGCATGTCTGCGCCACCGATCGGCAGGGTGACGCCGATGCCCAGCAGACCGGAGGCCACCACCAGCAGCCACAGCCCCTGGGTGCCGTTTCCATCCGCGATCAGCTTGATGGCGGCCACAAGAGAGGCCACCGCAAGGGCGATGTTGACCACGTGACGGGCCTTGCTCTGCATCCAGGCGGGCGTGGACAGCCAGCCCTGGAGCTTGGCCATGGCCACGATCGAGCCCGTGAAGGTGATGGCACCCACGAACACGGAAATCACGATGGACACCACGGCCACCAGTC
The sequence above is a segment of the Synechococcus sp. PROS-7-1 genome. Coding sequences within it:
- a CDS encoding alpha/beta hydrolase, which gives rise to MKASHANPPDNPQLLQQLGVVPYRQRFPWIGGDLQTLRDTLRPVALPPDRGEPIPIAVPALASGAAAAGELLAFLDRPHPSVDLQGAPPRALVLLLHGLGGSSRREGLRRLGITLQNSGFAVLRLNLRGADPGRHLAGGTYAARCNSDLLPVIQRARQLCAALAPSARPLPLFGAGVSLGGTMLLNACMASAEERATHGWDGHAPLLDGLFCASSPLDLAACSASIERPRNRVYQRWLLKRLVRQTLADPFGVSAQEQQRLTGEPPRSIRAFDEAVTAPRWGFASVDDYYAGASPLPRLLSASQPLPPTLILQALDDPWVPATSALQLQTSVVADGLPSGRRRLAVLLTAQGGHNGFHGAGDSLLKGCWSDRLACAWFRHGIETSGIN
- a CDS encoding NAD(P)(+) transhydrogenase (Re/Si-specific) subunit beta yields the protein MDFLKYAFELVAVLLLALGIKGLSKVRSARSANQLAAVAMALAVLGLLINYLGTSGISAAAWTWIIIGTLIGGVLGAITAQRVPMTSMPETVALFNGCGGMSSLLVALAAAFFPLQLEASGLVAVVSIVISVFVGAITFTGSIVAMAKLQGWLSTPAWMQSKARHVVNIALAVASLVAAIKLIADGNGTQGLWLLVVASGLLGIGVTLPIGGADMPVVISLLNSYSGVAAAAAGFVVGSQLLIVAGAMVGAAGLILTQVMCNGMNRSLVSVLFGGALGASAASGGGGGEYTNITSCSVEECALTLEAAERVVIVPGYGLAVAQAQHTLREVTRSLEAAGIQVDYAIHPVAGRMPGHMNVLLAEADVPYEQLKEMDVINPEFPATDVVLVLGANDVVNPQAKNDPSSPLYGMPVLDVQQARTVFVVKRGMSAGYSGIKNDLFDLGNTSMVFGDAKKVLGDLLGELKELGVGKK